AGGGTGGCAACACCCAAGGGCACCGAAATCCAGTCCACGACCTTGGCCCCCGCATATCCGCCCGGATCGCTGTCAAACCCCGCGTGCAGGCGCATGATCGCGCCCGAGCGCTCCTTTTTGGGGACATTTGTGAGGTCAATCCAGACCAGTTCGGTCGAGCCCCCGCCAATATCCACGACCAGCAATTGCTTGGTCTTCTTGTTCACAAGCGGGGCGCAGGAAATCACCGCCAAACGGGCTTCTTCCTCGGGCGTGATGATATCAAGGCGCAGGCCGGTCTCGCGCTTGACCTGCTTGATGAACTGCGTGGCGTTACTGGCGCGCCGACAGGCTTCGGTCGCGACAAGGCGCATGTGTTTCACTTTGTGGCGTTGCAGTTTCTGGCGACAGATGCGCATCGCCGCCACAGTCCGGTTCATCGAGGCACGCGAGAGTTTGCCTGAACTTTCAAGCCCTTGCCCAAGCTGCACAGATTTGGAGAAGCTGTCCACGACCTGAAACTGATGGCCCATCGGTTGGGCAATCAGCATGCGACAACTGTTTGTGCCCAGATCAAGCGCTGCATAAAGCGGCTGTGGTCCGGACGGATTGGGTGCGGGGCTTTCGACCGCGCTGGGGAGTGCGCCCGCACCATCGGGACGCTGGGGCGCCATGTTTTGCGCCTTCCTATATCGAGTTACCCTTAACCTAGTCACGCCCGCGCCGTCGCGCAAGCGCCATGCGCACCTCATGATCATCTTGAAAGGTTCGGCACTGGCCGCTTGCCCGCTTATTTGCGACACAGACGAAAGTCGCTGAGCGCGCGTGTCATGTCGAAAATGATCACCTTGACGGGGCAGCGCGCGCGTAAAAGCGGGTAACGCAAGCGGGAAGGGAATCGCATGGCACAGGTCGTTATCGTTTATTGGCGCGACATCCCCGCACAGGTGATCGTGGGCAAGGGTCGTCGTGGTGTGAAAATACAGCTCTCGGAACGTTTTGAGCAGGCGATTGATCGCGCGGCGATGAAATCGGGCGCGGCCAGCACCGACGCCTACCTTGCGGATTGGCGCAAGGCCGACCCGGTCGAAGTCGCGGGCGAAGACGCCGATGTCGCCGCCGCCCAAGCCGCCCGCCTTGAGGCAGACTATGACAAGGATCGCCTGATCACCCTGATCAACAACGATGGCCGCGCGTGAGCGGGAATTCTGATGACCGCGGACCTTTGATCCGCTTTAAGGAGGCTGCAATGGCCCTTTTGAATTTCAAGAAGAAAGAGCAGAGCAGTGGCGTGAACCCACAGGTCGCGGCATTCCTGCAGGATTATTCCATCGAAGTGATGCCGCGCACCGCTGAAAAGGTCGAAAATTTCCGCGATCTGCTGCCCGCTGGCACCCGCGTCTATATCGCCCATATCGAAGGCACCCCGATCGAGGACATGGTCGCCACCGCCAAGCGCCTGAACGCGGATGGTTATCCCGTCATGCCGCATTTTCCGGCTCGCATTATCAAGGACAAGGCAACGCTGGAAAACTGGATCGCCATGTATCAGGGCGAAGCGGATGTAAAACAGGCGCTGCTGCTGGCCGGTGGTGTGGCGCAGCCGCACGGTGATTTCTCGGACTCGATGCAACTGATGGATACGGGGCTGTTTGACAAGGCCGGGTTCACCCGTCTGCACGTCGCAGGCCACCCCGAAGGCAACCGCGACATCGACGTGGACGGATCGATGCTGCGGGTGTCAGACGCCCTGAAGTGGAAACAGGGCTTTTCCGAACGCACCGACGCCAAGATGGCCATTGCCACCCAGTTCGCCTTTGAAGCACAGCCGATCATTGAATGGGCCGACAGCCTGAAAGCGGCGGGGATCGATTTGCCGATCCACATCGGCATCGCCGGCCCCGCCAAGCTGCAAACCCTGATCAAATTCGCTATCGCCTGCGGTGTCGGTCCCTCGCTGAAGGTGCTGCAAAAGCGGGCGATGGATGTGACCAAGCTGCTGTTGCCCTATGAACCGACCGACGTGGTCGCGCAACTGGCTGCCCACAAGGCCGCCAACCCCGATTTCAACATCGAACGGGTGCATTTCTTCCCGCTGGGCGGGATCAAGACAAATGCGACCTGGGCAATTGAAAACGGCGGCGCGTCCGGCGTTCCGGCCAGCGCGTCCTAGGGCTGGCATGGGGCAGGGCGCGCTTTTGTTTGATCTGGACGGCACGATGCTGCACAGCGATCCGATTCATCTGGCGGTCTTTGCCGATATGATGGCGCCGCTCGGTCTGGACGTGTCCGAAGATTTTTACATGACCCATGTGCATGGCCGCCTGAACGTGGATTTCTTTGCCGAATTTCTGCCCGATCATCCCAACCCCCAGAGGCTGTCTGACGACAAGGAGGCCGCCTTTCGCGCCCGTCTGCCCAGGCCCTATCCCGCGATGGCCGGTGTGGTCGCTCTGATGGCGCGCGCCCGTGCGCAGGGCTGGAAACGCGCCGTCGTGACCAATGCCATGCGCCCCAATGCCGAATGCATGCTTGATGCGATCGGGCTGCGCGACCAATTCGACACGATCATCATCGGCGAGGAATGCAGCCGCGGCAAACCCGATCCTGAACCCTACAGGGCGGCAATGGCCGCGCTGGATGTCGCGCCCGAACACGCCATCGCCTTTGAGGACAGCCCCTCGGGCGTGCGCGCGGCGGCAGCGTCGGGGGCCTATACGGTCGGCATCCGGTCGTCGCTTGATGATGCAACCCTGCGCGCCGCTGGCGCCCATGTCACCCTTTCAGATTTCACCGACCCTGCGCTTGCCCCCGTGCTGGCGCGCCTTTCAGGAGCCCCCCAATGACCCGCACCATCGTCGAAAGCAAAACCAAGACCGCCATTATCGGCTTTGACCAGCCGTTCTGCGTGATTGGCGAGCGGATCAACCCCACAGGGCGCAAAATCCTGTCCGAAGAACTGGAGCGCGGCGATTTTTCCCGTGTCGAGGCGGATGCGATTGCCCAGGTCGCGGCGGGGGCGACGGTGCTGGATGTCAACTCGGGTGCGGTGTTTTCCAACAAGATGGCCGAAGACCCGCGCTATGCGGATAACAACTTTGTTGAACCGACCTTGATGAAGGAATTGGTTGAACGGGTGCAGGCCGTGGTCGATGTGCCACTCTGCATCGATTCATCCGTGCCGGGTGCGCTGGAAAACGGTCTGGCCGCTGCCGAAGGCCGCCCGCTGCTGAATTCCGTCACCGGCGAGGAAGAACGCCTTGAGCTGGTCCTG
This portion of the Octadecabacter sp. SW4 genome encodes:
- a CDS encoding Ppx/GppA phosphatase family protein, which codes for MAPQRPDGAGALPSAVESPAPNPSGPQPLYAALDLGTNSCRMLIAQPMGHQFQVVDSFSKSVQLGQGLESSGKLSRASMNRTVAAMRICRQKLQRHKVKHMRLVATEACRRASNATQFIKQVKRETGLRLDIITPEEEARLAVISCAPLVNKKTKQLLVVDIGGGSTELVWIDLTNVPKKERSGAIMRLHAGFDSDPGGYAGAKVVDWISVPLGVATLRDQFHDVEDDAARFALMSWFFEENLEKFAPTSEIQDRKGFQIIGTSGTVTTVAASHLGLRRYDRTKVDGLRMTTDQIDAVIRDYLSLGEVGRRNDPRIGRDRQALIMSGSAILQALMRLWPTDRLSVADRGLREGLLYAQMSAHGVLDDAPS
- a CDS encoding virulence factor, whose amino-acid sequence is MAQVVIVYWRDIPAQVIVGKGRRGVKIQLSERFEQAIDRAAMKSGAASTDAYLADWRKADPVEVAGEDADVAAAQAARLEADYDKDRLITLINNDGRA
- a CDS encoding methylenetetrahydrofolate reductase encodes the protein MALLNFKKKEQSSGVNPQVAAFLQDYSIEVMPRTAEKVENFRDLLPAGTRVYIAHIEGTPIEDMVATAKRLNADGYPVMPHFPARIIKDKATLENWIAMYQGEADVKQALLLAGGVAQPHGDFSDSMQLMDTGLFDKAGFTRLHVAGHPEGNRDIDVDGSMLRVSDALKWKQGFSERTDAKMAIATQFAFEAQPIIEWADSLKAAGIDLPIHIGIAGPAKLQTLIKFAIACGVGPSLKVLQKRAMDVTKLLLPYEPTDVVAQLAAHKAANPDFNIERVHFFPLGGIKTNATWAIENGGASGVPASAS
- a CDS encoding HAD family phosphatase — encoded protein: MGQGALLFDLDGTMLHSDPIHLAVFADMMAPLGLDVSEDFYMTHVHGRLNVDFFAEFLPDHPNPQRLSDDKEAAFRARLPRPYPAMAGVVALMARARAQGWKRAVVTNAMRPNAECMLDAIGLRDQFDTIIIGEECSRGKPDPEPYRAAMAALDVAPEHAIAFEDSPSGVRAAAASGAYTVGIRSSLDDATLRAAGAHVTLSDFTDPALAPVLARLSGAPQ